The following coding sequences lie in one Vibrio sp. BS-M-Sm-2 genomic window:
- a CDS encoding tRNA-uridine aminocarboxypropyltransferase has product MSMRIHAFHRLYQHRLSIATKPFNARGCKVVRCEFCKIKQDSCICEHQPDVNTNVATMLILSDNEILKPSNTGRLILDTVKDSYAYLWHRTEPNAEMLNVLKDDKYQPVIVFPEDYTDDKTRVVQDLPQIRDPNKKLLLIFIDGSWREARRIFRRSEYLQDLPVLSIEPESVSQYMMRKSDNEQHLSTAEVASLVLKQAGEEQGAKTLQLWFEAFRESYMLSKTRYKSDPTKPSLNAFIEHSKSETSL; this is encoded by the coding sequence TTGTCCATGAGAATCCACGCTTTTCACCGTTTATATCAACACCGTTTATCCATTGCTACCAAACCGTTTAATGCGCGCGGGTGTAAAGTCGTGCGATGTGAATTCTGTAAAATCAAGCAAGACAGCTGTATCTGTGAACATCAACCAGACGTAAATACGAACGTCGCGACCATGTTGATCTTATCGGACAACGAAATACTCAAACCAAGTAATACCGGCCGTTTAATTCTTGATACCGTTAAAGATAGCTATGCCTACCTTTGGCACCGCACTGAGCCCAACGCAGAGATGTTGAATGTGCTGAAAGACGACAAGTATCAGCCTGTTATTGTGTTTCCTGAAGACTACACAGATGACAAAACGCGAGTGGTTCAAGACTTGCCACAAATACGTGACCCAAATAAAAAGCTGCTGCTGATTTTCATCGATGGAAGTTGGCGTGAAGCAAGACGTATCTTCCGTCGTTCAGAATATCTACAAGATTTACCTGTGTTATCGATTGAGCCTGAATCAGTTTCTCAATACATGATGCGTAAGTCAGACAACGAACAACACCTTTCTACTGCAGAAGTCGCGAGCTTAGTATTAAAGCAAGCGGGCGAAGAGCAGGGCGCCAAGACTTTACAGCTATGGTTTGAAGCATTTCGCGAAAGCTACATGCTAAGCAAGACGCGTTATAAGTCAGATCCGACCAAACCTAGCCTGAACGCTTTCATAGAACACAGTAAAAGTGAGACTTCACTCTAA
- a CDS encoding sterol desaturase family protein encodes MQDPSLLRLVCFIVVFGLCALWESRFPRKTLTQSKWFRWANNFALVALNSFLLATLIPIAAFQAAVIAQENQWGLFNTLSLPKELTILVCVLLLDCAIYLQHLVFHRVPWLWKLHRVHHADLDIDVTTGTRFHPIEMFLSMLIKVSLVIALGVPVIAVVIFEIVLNASAMFNHSNARLPLWIDKRLRKVIVTPDMHRVHHSIIVKETHSNFGFFLSVWDIWFKTYRAQPKLGHDKVNIGVPEIQDGKEQRLDLMLRQPFAQFPTTKD; translated from the coding sequence ATGCAAGACCCATCACTGCTTCGCCTTGTTTGTTTTATTGTCGTTTTTGGATTGTGTGCACTTTGGGAATCCCGTTTTCCACGTAAAACACTCACTCAAAGCAAATGGTTTCGTTGGGCGAATAACTTCGCTCTGGTTGCTTTGAATAGCTTTTTATTGGCCACTCTCATTCCTATCGCAGCATTTCAAGCGGCGGTTATCGCACAAGAAAACCAATGGGGTTTGTTCAATACCCTGTCACTTCCGAAAGAACTGACCATTCTGGTCTGTGTATTGCTCTTAGATTGCGCTATTTACCTGCAGCATTTGGTGTTCCACCGTGTTCCTTGGTTATGGAAGTTACATCGAGTTCACCATGCAGACCTAGATATCGATGTCACTACCGGAACGCGCTTTCACCCTATTGAGATGTTCCTTTCGATGCTGATTAAAGTGAGTTTGGTGATCGCGCTTGGTGTCCCAGTCATTGCGGTCGTGATATTTGAAATTGTTCTTAATGCCAGTGCGATGTTTAACCACAGTAATGCACGTCTTCCGTTATGGATTGATAAGCGATTAAGAAAAGTGATAGTGACACCAGACATGCATCGCGTTCATCACTCGATCATTGTTAAAGAAACCCACTCAAACTTTGGCTTCTTTTTATCTGTGTGGGACATCTGGTTTAAGACTTACCGCGCTCAACCCAAGCTTGGCCACGATAAGGTGAATATTGGTGTTCCCGAGATTCAAGATGGTAAAGAGCAACGGTTGGACTTGATGTTGCGTCAGCCGTTTGCACAATTCCCGACAACGAAAGACTAG
- a CDS encoding methyl-accepting chemotaxis protein: MPDTNLSIKPSRYTFSLIQTVTAVFISILLLVSFLSMVSIRGVERVGEHFDALSEQALPLALHNAELTQSVLEQVKLLTYSTQSTDLDTLNATRGSIVQLATESNTTLEELLFISQSFPEAISLEQQQNLIDDMTQLQNMTNTVLLAQIEIQSKQNIIDSKMGEFRYGVGSIGPEMNRISSFLVEDNPEASDAANRFTSSASAMANTFLMLMMQSDIDKAHDEYRQLRNRIAGLNLAYGDFADWHPDIAEFASLTAPYEMVKEGFTEKGVIKQILSKLELVKQQEQNLTQVITLANTVISTLNQLSSTASQLIDESELVVNQTIINIDSVLFISGLVIAVIIAISWFVLRRWMNKGLKNITQQLSSLADHDFSKQSELLGPLELQVITSKLNTVVDSTADSVRLVTRNCETLYQTAEVSHDAAEKTNSSLNEQNESLQNMITTITELEASIGEIARISNASNDDAQIAEDESVNGSQVVGLNQQRLQALEQSLSLNQESMTDLDIRVKQIREMVDVISGIAENTNLLALNAAIEAARAGDQGRGFAVVADEVRKLASGTSQQTTNIRNMMNELVAAADRSRASVTESRSEMANALDTSGDVKQAFEKIEFAVSQIKGRVEQIMVATEQQARATVDVTHSITRVSEQGENTKLQLESMIESSEQVGEIAGNQQAMLHKYVLK; the protein is encoded by the coding sequence ATGCCCGACACAAATTTATCAATAAAACCCTCACGTTATACATTTTCGCTCATTCAAACTGTTACCGCTGTATTTATTTCCATTCTTTTACTCGTTAGTTTTTTGTCAATGGTTAGTATTCGGGGAGTTGAGCGAGTCGGAGAACATTTTGATGCACTTTCAGAACAAGCATTACCCCTTGCTCTACATAACGCCGAATTAACGCAAAGCGTATTAGAACAAGTAAAACTTCTCACTTACAGCACCCAATCAACCGACTTAGATACACTGAATGCCACAAGGGGCTCAATTGTTCAACTCGCAACAGAGAGTAATACCACGCTAGAGGAACTCCTTTTTATCTCCCAATCTTTTCCTGAAGCGATCTCTTTAGAGCAACAACAAAACCTTATCGATGACATGACGCAACTGCAAAACATGACCAACACGGTACTGCTAGCGCAAATTGAGATTCAAAGTAAGCAAAATATCATCGACAGTAAAATGGGCGAGTTCCGTTATGGCGTTGGATCTATCGGACCAGAAATGAATCGAATCAGCTCGTTTTTGGTTGAAGACAACCCGGAAGCGAGTGATGCTGCGAATCGATTTACATCCAGTGCGTCTGCGATGGCGAACACCTTTTTGATGTTGATGATGCAATCTGACATTGATAAAGCACACGATGAATATCGTCAACTCAGAAATCGAATTGCGGGCCTTAACTTGGCTTACGGTGACTTTGCTGATTGGCACCCAGACATCGCCGAGTTCGCAAGTTTGACGGCACCTTACGAAATGGTGAAAGAGGGCTTTACAGAAAAGGGGGTAATCAAGCAAATCCTATCGAAACTCGAACTGGTTAAACAGCAAGAGCAGAACTTAACGCAAGTGATTACCTTAGCAAATACCGTTATTAGCACACTGAATCAGTTGTCTTCTACAGCTTCCCAACTGATTGATGAAAGCGAGCTCGTTGTAAATCAAACCATCATCAATATCGATAGTGTGTTGTTTATCAGCGGGCTGGTGATTGCCGTAATCATTGCGATCTCATGGTTCGTATTACGTCGTTGGATGAATAAAGGGCTTAAAAACATAACCCAACAATTAAGTTCACTTGCCGATCACGACTTCTCCAAACAAAGTGAACTGTTGGGACCTCTGGAGCTGCAAGTTATCACTTCGAAACTCAATACAGTCGTAGATTCAACCGCTGACTCGGTTCGTTTGGTAACGCGTAACTGTGAGACGCTTTATCAAACAGCTGAAGTGAGTCATGACGCCGCAGAGAAAACAAATTCTAGCTTGAATGAGCAGAACGAATCACTTCAGAATATGATAACTACGATTACTGAACTTGAAGCATCCATTGGTGAGATTGCCCGTATCTCTAACGCATCGAACGACGATGCACAAATAGCAGAAGATGAGTCAGTGAATGGCAGCCAAGTGGTTGGCCTTAACCAACAACGATTACAAGCGCTTGAGCAATCTCTTAGCCTGAATCAAGAATCGATGACGGACTTGGATATTCGCGTTAAACAGATTCGTGAAATGGTTGACGTGATCAGTGGTATTGCTGAAAACACTAACTTACTCGCATTGAATGCCGCAATAGAAGCAGCGCGAGCAGGAGACCAAGGCCGCGGGTTTGCAGTGGTTGCCGATGAAGTACGAAAACTGGCGAGTGGTACCTCCCAGCAAACCACTAATATTCGTAATATGATGAACGAATTGGTGGCGGCGGCTGATCGCTCACGAGCTTCTGTAACGGAATCGCGAAGCGAAATGGCGAATGCGCTGGACACCAGCGGAGATGTAAAACAGGCCTTCGAGAAGATAGAGTTCGCGGTTAGCCAGATCAAAGGGCGTGTTGAACAAATCATGGTGGCTACTGAGCAGCAAGCACGAGCGACTGTCGATGTAACGCATTCAATCACCCGAGTATCTGAGCAGGGTGAGAATACTAAGCTGCAACTTGAATCTATGATCGAGAGTTCAGAACAAGTCGGAGAGATAGCAGGGAACCAACAAGCCATGCTTCACAAATACGTATTGAAGTAA
- a CDS encoding C40 family peptidase, with amino-acid sequence MKFREMAVVTITLATLAACSSTPSPSQLSQTAQKPLSKSEQLTTNAYMSVYEQWKGVPYHFGGTSFRGVDCSAFVQIAVQNATQQALPRTTKDQSKKGKEIAYEQATSGDLVFFKTSMTVRHVGVYLGNNQFLHASTSKGVIISRLDNPYWASKFWHFRRL; translated from the coding sequence ATGAAATTCAGAGAAATGGCTGTAGTTACAATAACTTTGGCAACATTGGCTGCTTGTAGCTCGACTCCTTCCCCTTCTCAACTTAGTCAAACCGCTCAAAAACCCTTATCAAAGTCAGAGCAATTGACTACCAATGCATATATGAGTGTGTATGAACAGTGGAAAGGTGTGCCATATCATTTTGGTGGGACATCATTTCGAGGCGTAGACTGTTCCGCTTTTGTTCAAATCGCCGTTCAAAATGCGACACAACAAGCTCTACCGAGAACCACAAAAGATCAGAGTAAAAAGGGAAAAGAAATTGCGTATGAACAGGCAACAAGTGGTGATTTGGTGTTTTTCAAAACTTCGATGACAGTGCGACACGTAGGCGTGTATTTAGGAAATAATCAATTCCTACATGCTTCGACATCAAAGGGTGTCATTATATCGAGGTTGGATAACCCTTATTGGGCGTCTAAGTTTTGGCACTTTAGGCGTTTATAA
- a CDS encoding DUF3802 family protein, whose amino-acid sequence MVVETDGYLALIEHLSFNLDVFTNSNGDTGNESVEDIITDMISTNIMAIFEQNPELHSSVRFQLLKEADAVVADLGEVLAGVWAKKATNEQIVFLDEYIALVKNLFDTAVAKYD is encoded by the coding sequence GTGGTTGTAGAAACCGATGGCTATTTGGCTCTTATCGAGCACTTATCATTTAATCTGGACGTCTTTACCAATAGTAATGGCGATACAGGCAATGAGAGTGTTGAAGACATCATCACTGACATGATTTCAACAAACATCATGGCTATTTTTGAGCAAAATCCAGAGTTGCATTCGAGTGTTCGTTTTCAACTCTTGAAAGAAGCCGATGCTGTGGTAGCCGATTTAGGTGAAGTGTTAGCGGGGGTTTGGGCGAAGAAAGCGACCAACGAGCAAATTGTATTTCTAGATGAGTACATCGCGCTCGTGAAGAACCTATTTGACACGGCTGTCGCCAAGTACGACTAA
- a CDS encoding fructosamine kinase family protein: MWQAISQQLSDTLLFNFQITERTKVSGGDINDCYMISDGNERYFVKVNQREFLPKFEIEAENLRLLRETSTVYVPELVLIGKTKECSFIILNYLPTKPLETGNNSFDFGVQLARLHLWGEQKEFGCDQDNYIGSTLQPNPWHKKWGRFFSEQRIGFQLQLLKEKGIEFGDIDDIVDVVNMRLAGHNPRPSLLHGDLWNGNVANSAFGPICYDPACYWGDHECDLALTELFEGFPKEFYEGYQSVNPLDVGYTDRKDIYNLYHLLNHCNQFGGEYLAQTEACIQKIQAV, translated from the coding sequence ATGTGGCAGGCCATTTCTCAACAACTTTCAGATACTCTTCTATTTAACTTTCAGATTACTGAACGTACTAAGGTTTCTGGTGGCGACATTAACGATTGCTATATGATCAGCGATGGTAATGAACGTTACTTTGTGAAAGTGAACCAGCGAGAATTTTTACCTAAGTTTGAAATTGAAGCTGAAAACTTGCGTTTGCTAAGAGAGACTTCCACCGTTTATGTTCCCGAATTGGTACTGATTGGTAAAACCAAAGAGTGCTCTTTCATTATCCTCAATTACTTGCCAACCAAGCCACTTGAAACGGGTAATAACAGCTTTGATTTCGGGGTCCAGCTTGCTCGCCTTCATCTGTGGGGTGAGCAAAAAGAGTTCGGTTGCGACCAAGACAACTATATCGGCAGTACACTTCAACCTAATCCTTGGCATAAGAAATGGGGCCGTTTTTTTTCTGAGCAGCGCATTGGTTTCCAACTCCAGTTGCTAAAAGAAAAAGGCATCGAATTCGGTGACATCGATGACATCGTTGATGTGGTGAATATGCGTCTTGCAGGCCACAACCCTCGCCCTTCTTTGCTTCATGGGGACCTCTGGAATGGCAACGTCGCAAATTCAGCCTTTGGGCCAATCTGTTATGACCCTGCTTGTTATTGGGGCGATCATGAATGTGATTTGGCGTTAACGGAATTGTTTGAAGGGTTTCCAAAAGAGTTTTATGAAGGTTACCAGAGCGTCAATCCACTCGACGTTGGCTATACTGATCGGAAAGACATTTACAACTTGTACCATCTTCTTAACCACTGCAATCAATTTGGCGGCGAATATTTAGCACAAACTGAAGCATGCATTCAGAAGATACAGGCCGTTTAA
- a CDS encoding CPXCG motif-containing cysteine-rich protein — MHKYTEKHVSCPHCGHAISITLDASNGSQDFYDDCPACCNAIHLDMQVDEVRDRIHLSIDADDEQVF; from the coding sequence ATGCATAAATACACAGAGAAACATGTCTCCTGCCCCCACTGTGGGCATGCAATCAGCATAACGCTCGATGCTTCTAATGGGAGCCAAGATTTTTATGACGATTGCCCTGCATGTTGCAATGCCATTCACCTCGACATGCAGGTAGATGAAGTAAGAGACAGAATTCATCTTTCGATTGATGCAGACGATGAACAAGTCTTCTGA
- a CDS encoding riboflavin synthase subunit alpha: MFTGIVQGMATLVAINKKELFQTHTIELSDEMVEGLAIGASVAHNGCCLTVTEISGNQIAFDLMQATLRLTNLGQLNVGDKVNIERAAKFGDEIGGHSMSGHITLMANLVDVIKTENNRTLWFELPQESMKYVLSKGYIGVDGCSLTIGEVEENRFSVHLIPETLNRTLFGGREVGDQVNIEFDPQTQAIVDTVERVLANQK; this comes from the coding sequence ATGTTTACAGGTATCGTTCAAGGCATGGCAACACTGGTTGCTATAAATAAAAAAGAGTTGTTTCAAACTCATACCATTGAGCTAAGCGACGAAATGGTTGAGGGATTAGCAATTGGTGCTTCAGTAGCTCATAACGGTTGTTGCTTAACGGTAACGGAAATTTCAGGTAACCAGATCGCCTTTGATTTAATGCAAGCCACATTAAGATTGACGAACTTGGGCCAACTGAATGTTGGTGACAAAGTGAATATTGAGCGTGCAGCAAAGTTTGGTGATGAAATTGGCGGGCATAGCATGTCTGGTCACATTACGTTGATGGCTAACTTGGTTGATGTGATTAAGACAGAAAACAACCGCACGCTCTGGTTTGAACTACCTCAAGAATCAATGAAGTATGTGTTAAGCAAGGGCTACATCGGCGTTGATGGTTGTTCATTGACGATCGGTGAAGTGGAAGAGAACCGTTTCTCTGTTCACCTGATTCCAGAAACGCTGAATCGTACTCTGTTTGGCGGCCGTGAAGTAGGTGACCAAGTAAACATTGAGTTTGATCCTCAAACACAGGCTATTGTTGATACCGTTGAACGCGTACTAGCGAACCAGAAGTAA